DNA sequence from the Armigeres subalbatus isolate Guangzhou_Male chromosome 1, GZ_Asu_2, whole genome shotgun sequence genome:
TTTTCTGACTGGGCAGCACCCATCGTTGTTGTAAAAAAAACCCTGCGGAAAAATGCGGCTGTGTGCGGATTACTCCACTGGGCTTAATGCGGCACTCGTAACCAACAACTTTCCTCTCCCAACGCCTGAGAAAATTTTCAGTAAGGTATCCGGCAGTAAAATCTTCAGCATCATCGATCTGTCGGATGCCTATCTACAGGTGGAAGTCGACGACAAATCCAAGAAGTTATTGACAATCAACACCCACCGCGGTTTATTCCGTTTCAATCGATTAGCTCCAGGAGTCAAGTCAGCTCCGGGCATTTTCCAGCAGCTGATGTCGAAAATGGTTTCCGGCATACGCGGCGTTGAAGTGTTTCTCGACGATATTCTGGTGCATAGCAAGACACTAGAGGAGCACAACCGAATACTGAATATGCTTTTCCGGCGGTTGTTCGAATATGGATTTCATCTTCGCGCGGAGAAATGTCGGTTGTACCAAGACCAGATCAAGTACCTTGGTCATATCATCAGTGCTAGAGGTATTCAACCGGACCCAGCAAAAATTGCAGCAATTTTGAAAATGCCCGCACCTACCGACGTCACAACATTGCGCTCGTTTCTGGGTGCAGTCAATTTCTACGGCAAATTTGTACGCGAAATGCACCAATTACGGCATCCATTGGACAACCTGCTCAAAAAGGACACCAAGTTTGAATGGAATCTAGAATGTGAAAACGCTTTCAGCAACATCAAGCGCGTACTGCAATCGGAGCTATTGCTTACTCACTACAACCCGGAGCAAGAGATCATCGTAGCAGGTGACGCTTCCAAAACCGGAATCGGTGCGGTATAACTGCATCTCTTTCAGAACGGTAACATCAAGGCGGTGTCACATGCTTCAAGATCATTAACAGCAGCGGAGCAAAATTATAGTCAGATCGAAAAGGAAGCGCTGGCTTTAGTTTATGCCTGCACAAAATTTCATCGGATGCTGTGGGGTCGTCATTTTATTCTGCAAACGGATCACCAACCTTTGCTGCGAGTTTTCGGCTCTAAAAAGGGAATACCTGTCCATTCCGCAAATCGTCTCCAACGATGGGCGCTGACGCTTTTGGGATACGATTTTCATATCGAGTACGTGTCAACTCAAGATTTCGGCTACGCGGACGTACTTTCCAGGTTAATCAGCAACCACCAGAAGCCGGATGAAGAAGCCGTTATTGCAACGATAAACATAGAAGCAGATGTCAACGTCTCTTTCCACGATTCTTTCCAACATCTGCCAGTCACTTACGCCATGCTGAAGTCCGCCACCAGTAAGGATGCTGTATTGAAAAAGGTAATTTCGTTCGTTCAGAATACCTGGCCCGCTCGTTGTGATAGTATCGACGATATCGAAGTACGTAAATTTTTCAGTCGTCGAGAATCCTATTAATCGACGGCTGTGTGATGATGGCAGATAGAATCGTGATACCAACGCTTTTCCAAAGAAGGATCCTCAAACAAATCCATCATGGACATCCAGGTATTGAACTGGCGAAAGCAATCGCTCGTGGTATTGTTTTCTGACCAACGATCGACGAAGATATCGAAATCTACGTCCGGCGGTGCATAAGCTGCACAAGTGCTGCTAAATCTCCACCGCAAGCTCAATCACAACCATGGCCTCGCGCTGAAGGTCCTTGGCAACGTCTTCACATCGACTACGCTGGACCTGTGGAAGGAATGTACTATTTAGTCGTTATAGATTCATTCTCAAAATGGCCAGAAATACTACACACTCGCTCTCCCACTACTTCAACCACAACAACCTTCCTGCAAGAATGTTTCTCTCGTTTTGGAATTCCGCTAGTCATCGTGACGGATAACGGAAGTCAGTTTTCAAGTGCTGATTTCCGCACCTTCTGCGAAAAGTTGGGAGTCATTCATTTCCGAACGGCTCCATATCATCCGCAATCAAACGGACAAGCGGAGAGGTTTGTGGACACTCTGAAGCGATCGTTGAGAAAAATTATCGGAGGGGAGAAACGTCAACCAACACTGCTCATCAAACGTTCCTGTTTACATACAGGGCTACTCCTTCAGCGGTACTGAAAGGAAAATCTCCGTCGCAGATCATGCTCGGACGTTCGATGAGAACAACTCTAGACCTATTGCGACGATTTTTGGCTAACACCTGCTGCACCCTTGGGGCAATTTTTAAGTCCAATTCCATGCCGACCACCCGTTCTAAATGATCATCAAGAGGCAGACCATGAAGAATCCCTTGAAACAGCCGAAGAGGTTCTTCAAGAAACCTTGACGAGTGACGAAGAAGCGACTATGATACCTGCGGGTAGTTATCAGCCAATCCAAACATCAACACCGGTGGCCAGACCCGAAAGGGCAAGACAGCCTCCTAGAAGATATCAAGATTTCCATTGTTATTAAATAAAAGGGGGAGATGCTACCATAGAAACCTTCATTGTCATGgttattgaaaataacaaatcagAGTAGCCATGATTTTCACATCTTTGTACATGAGTAGAATTAGCATCATTGTGTAGTTACCTTTTGAATTGAATAGACGCAAATACTACATTATTAGTAATTTTATTTCTTATCAAGAAAGTCAGAAGGTAACATGTATTTAATCTAAGGTGAATtctgtgctgctatacgctagTGAAACTTGGACTGTATCAATAGAGAACACTCGATACCTGTGAtgcctgcggtacataattcgtGCCTGGAAACATCTCAAACaccgagctccatcgtcgttgtctccagaggccgatagcaactggAATTCGGGAATGGAAGTGGGGCCACACCTTACGAGgggtggaaacgaaatctgtaaacatctgagcattagactggaattCAGCAGAACATGATATCAGAGACAGACCACGAGGCTCATAACAGTGTAGCGTGGTGTAGCctcccaactaacaattttggtgctaaaagcttcaacttctagcctttggctgtattatatttgaataaaagcagccaatgctgaataaaagaaaagccttcgcaaataatcccttaaacttcaactcgactattacccaaatatctatcagctaggcagtttgtgccgaatatatttcatcttttatcgtttatgcagctttcatatagtcataaaacagctctgtctgaattagcaacaaagcttatcggttaagagctcatgtatgtaattaagttgcttgttagcaacttcctatattacggtgagtagcattcacaatgaaaatgttttcgctgttgttatagcactaacaatatgTGGTATTCTTGAATAACAGTGTAGCAGGCAGTGTGTAGAGAGATGGAGTGAGATGTGCAAGTGGATGGTAGTTGTGTCGAATAAAGAGTGTTGGCTCAGTGAATATAAAGTGTTAATATATTGTATGGATGGATATCAcacaatatagcgtaatggcgctataaatgaactaacgaaggTTTTAAGCAACTTCTatatctttgaagattacacaacgtttaagtaaaccttatactgcttcttttaatagcttatcagtatggaacgtcaaaaccgcaatgtttacatttgatttttgttgccggagct
Encoded proteins:
- the LOC134206555 gene encoding uncharacterized protein K02A2.6-like, whose product is MRLCADYSTGLNAALVTNNFPLPTPEKIFSKVSGSKIFSIIDLSDAYLQVEVDDKSKKLLTINTHRGLFRFNRLAPGVKSAPGIFQQLMSKMVSGIRGVEVFLDDILVHSKTLEEHNRILNMLFRRLFEYGFHLRAEKCRLYQDQIKYLGHIISARGIQPDPAKIAAILKMPAPTDVTTLRSFLGAVNFYGKFVREMHQLRHPLDNLLKKDTKFEWNLECENAFSNIKRVLQSELLLTHYNPEQEIIVAGDASKTGIGAV